The sequence GGGCGTGAGCCCTGGAGCGCCCCCGACCAcgaggaggagaaaaaatatcGGAGGAGACCCCGGGCATGGCTGCCCCCGGGGttcaggtgggtctgggggtttCCCTGCGGGGGCTggggtgggtctgggggcttcCCTGGGGGGCCAGGGGGTCCCTTTGTGGGGTCAATTGCGGTCGCTTTAGGCGAGGTCAGGGGGTCTCTTTGGGACGGTCACAGGATCCTTCTGGGGGGCACTTTGGGGGGGGGTCATTCAGGGTCCCTCTGGGGACGTCATCGGGTCCCTTTGGGCACCCCTGAGGTCCCTTTTGGGGGGTCCCTTTGGGGTCCCTCTGCAGGCCCCTTGGGGCACCAATTGGGTTCTCTTTGGGGGTTCCTTTGGGGATCTCTTGGGGGGTTCCTTTGGGGGGTGTCATGGGGTCCCTCTGGGGGTCCCTTTGGGCACCAATTGGGGTTCCATTTGCGGATCTCTGGGGTCCCTTTGGGGATCAATTGAGGATCTCTCGGggtccctctgtgcccccccGCAGGTGCCGCTCCCGCGCGCTCTCCCAGCACCCGCTGCTGGCGCTGTGCctgggcggggccgcggccttCGCGCTGCTCCTGTTCCTATtggccagcctggccaggggcGTGGCCGACGCTGACCCCGCCCTCGAGCCGCTCAACAACCCCCACGTGCGGGTGGGGCACTGACCACGCCCCCGCGGGGGGCGGGGCTTCCGCGGGGGGCGGGGTAAATAAAGGGCGCCCCCTTGTGGAGGGGGAGGCAGAAGCATCCGTGTGGTTCTTGGTGGGCACAAGtttccccccagttcccccccattccccccccagtttccccccagtccctcccaattcccctcccagtccctcccagtttgtcccagttccTCCAGTCCCCCTcagttccccccagtccctcccagtccctcccagtccctcccagttcccagcACACCAAACTGCTCAGCACATTCATTCTTTGCCCCCAAACTGGGGGTCCCAGTCagttttttgggggtcccaagggggtttggggggtcccagggcacagtttgggggtcccagtagatttttgggggtcccagtgGAGTTTTTAGGGGtactggggggattttgggggtcccagtggatttttgggggtctcCCTCCACCTAGAATGGGTGGGCCCCCACCGACAGATGGAGGCGGAGCAAAGCCAGGCCCCGCCCAGCGGGAGGGGGCGGGTCCCAGGCGCCGGGGGGCAGGCCCTCTGTGTCGGGGGGCGGGGCCTCGGAAGGGGGGCGTGGTCCCGGGCGCAGAAGctccacctccagcagcagctgccgcGGGCCCGCCAGGGGGCGCGCGAGCTCCAGCAGCGAGCTGTGATTGGTCAGCGCCTGTGGGGGGGCGGGGCCACGCACTGAGACATCAATTCCCCCCGAATTAACCCCAAATTCTCAccgaaccccccccccccaaaataccccgAAGACCCCTCCTCAAATACAGCCAGAGACACCAAAGACCCCAAACCCCCGCAGAGCCCTCGGTACCCGCAGCCGGAAGGTCCCGGGAGGGCCCCCCCGCAGCCGCAGCCTTTGGGGGTCCCCCGGGGGGTGCCGGAGCTGGAAGATCCCGGTGGGCACCTCGGGGGTCTGGGGCAGCGCCAGGAACCGGTGCAGGAGCCagcgggggcggggggcgcaGCCTGGGACCCCCCCGGGGCACACGCAGGTCCTGGGGGCCCCAGAATGGAGAATTGAGGGGAGGTCCCCAAAGCTGagacccccaaaactgcccagggaccccccccccagCGTGGGTGAGGGGGAGCCTCCCCGGATTTTGGGGGGCGTGGGCGGGTCCGTACCCGTTTtggcgggggtgggggggggggggtcccttcccctgcccaggattttgggggtctgggggggtcctTACCCGTTGTTTCGGGGGTGGGGGGCGTAGGGCCCCCGGCAGAGCTCCCGGGGGACGCAGAGGTGCCCCCCGAAGGTGTtgaggcagctctgggcccccCCGCAGCCGTGGGAGCCCTCGGAGCACTCGTCCCGGTCTGGGagggggggcttggggggagGCTGAGACCCCCtcagtgccccccagcccctcacaaaCCAACCCCAGGGCCCCAGAgcctccccaaagcccccccagagcgcccccccaccccccacaAACGGCTCCCCGCTACCCTGGTGCCTCCCCCAGTCCCCAAACggccccaaagccccccaaaaactcccaaacGCCACCTAAAATTCCCCCAAACCCTACCAGAGCCCCCCTAAACCGCCCCCAGCCCGCCCAAACCTCCAAAACCCAccctaaacccccccaaacagccccagagacccccatcatcccccaaacctcccccaacccctccccagCGCCCCCTACCCCGGCAGAGCCCCCCAAACGGCCTCAGagcccccccaaactccccccaaCCCTCCCTAAaccgcccccagcccccccgagcccccctaCCCTTGCACAGCCCCCCCTCCTCGGTGTAGCCGGGGGGGCAGACGCAGCTGAAGCCCCCCGGGAGGTTCCGGCAGCGGTGCTGGCACCGGACCCCCCCCCGGCACTCGTCCACGTCTGGGGAGACCCCGGGGggacaaagagagagagacccCAGTGAGACCCCGGGGGGGGCACAAAGACCCCCGTGAGACCCCGGGGGGGCGGAGTCTCCAAACCAGCTGGGCGTGTCCCAGCCCCGGTGGGTGTGTCCCTGCCCCGGTGGGCGTGTCCATTTCCCAATGGGCGTGTCCCAGGCGCGGTGGGCGTGGCTTACCGAGGCACTGGTGCCCGTCGGGGCCCAGGGCGAAGCcggggcggcagcg is a genomic window of Molothrus aeneus isolate 106 unplaced genomic scaffold, BPBGC_Maene_1.0 scaffold_397, whole genome shotgun sequence containing:
- the LOC136570820 gene encoding EGF-containing fibulin-like extracellular matrix protein 2 encodes the protein MGPPSLLFLLLLFLGASVAPAAPPDLEEPEDYAECSDGYEWDPETEHCKDVDECAGPPPCRPSQECINVRGGFECRCPPGYRHRDTECVDEDECQFRWCQHSCANSPGAFSCRCHPGFSLGPDGRSCLDVDECSMGARCSQRCLNTFGSFRCRCRPGFALGPDGHQCLDVDECRGGVRCQHRCRNLPGGFSCVCPPGYTEEGGLCKDRDECSEGSHGCGGAQSCLNTFGGHLCVPRELCRGPYAPHPRNNGTCVCPGGVPGCAPRPRWLLHRFLALPQTPEVPTGIFQLRHPPGDPQRLRLRGGPPGTFRLRALTNHSSLLELARPLAGPRQLLLEVELLRPGPRPPSEAPPPDTEGLPPGAWDPPPPAGRGLALLRLHLSVGAHPF